In Jannaschia sp. W003, the genomic stretch GCGCGCCTGCGCCTCGCCGGCGGCACGGCGCTCGCCGCGCTCCTGCTCGCCGGCGGGCTGAGCGCGCTGCACCTCCTCGTCGCGCCGCTCGACCTCCTGGCCGCCGCGGTGCTGCGCGACGGGCCGGGCGCGATCCCCGAGATGATCCGCCTCGCCGTGCTGGAGCGGAGTTAGGAGATGGCCATGAGCATGAGACTGCAGGACGCGATCGCCCAGGCCCGCACGCTGCGCGAGGCGGTGCTCGCGGGGCGCGCGCCGCCGCCGCCCGCCGCCGCCACCGCCGCCGCACCCGCGGGCCCCGAGGTCGAGAGCGCCTGGGACGCGCTGCCCCGCCACGCGCCCGACCCGGAGCTGCTCGCCGCGCACCGGATCGTGACGCGCACCGGCGCCGAGGAGGGCGCGGCTCCCTTCGACGTGATCCGCACCAAGCTCCTGAGCGTCGCGCACGAGAAGGGCTGGCGCCGCGTCGCCGTCACCTCGCCCACGCCGGGCTGCGGCAAGTCCACCGTTTCGCTCAACCTCGCCTTCTCGCTCGCCCGCGGCGTCGGCCCACGCACCCTGCTGTGCGAGATGGACCTGCGCCGGCCCTCGCTCCAGCGGCTGCTCGCGCTGCCGGGGCGGCCGCAGCTCTCGCGCGCGCTCGAGGGCCGCGCGCCGGTCGACGACGCCCTCGTGCGCGTCGCGGACCGGCTCGCGATCGCGGCCAACGCCCGCCCCGCCGGCAACCCCGCCGAGACCTTCCACGCCCCCGCGATGGAGACCGCGCTCGCCGCGCTGGAGCGGCGCTACGCGCCCGGCCTCACGCTGTTCGACCTGCCGCCGATGATGGTCGGTGACGACGTGCTGGCCTTCGCGCCCCGCGCCGACGCCATGCTGATCGTGGCCGCCGCGGAGCACACCAGCGTGGCGCAGATCGACGTCTGCGAGCGCGAGATCGCCCGCCACTGCGAGGTGGCCGGCGTGATCCTCAACAAGTGCCACCACACCGGCGACGACTACGGCTACGGGTACGGCTACGGGTACGGCCATGGCGCCGACGGCTGACCCGCGGCCCGGGGCGGCGGCGGCCGCCGTGGTGGTGCCCCACCTCAACCAGCCCGCCGCCCTGCGTCGCTGCCTCGCGGCCCTCGCGGCAGGCACGGTCCGCCCCCGCGAGGTGGTGGTGGCCGACAACGGCTCGGACCCGCCCCCGCCCGCGGACCTCTGGGGCCTCCTGCCCGGCGCGCGCCTCGTCCACGCGCCCGAACCCGGCCCTGGCCCCGCGCGCAACGCCGGCGCCGCCGCCACGCACGCCCCGCTCCTCGCGTTCCTCGACAGCGACTGCCTGCCCGCCCCCGACTGGCTCCAGCGCGCCGTGGAGGCCCACCGCGCCGCGCCCCGCGCCGTGCTCGGCGGCGCCGTGCAGGTGCCCGCGCCCGACCGCCGCGGCGCGCCGGCCGCGGCCTACGAGGCGCTCTACGCCTTCCGCATGGACCGCTACGTCGCGCGCGAGGGCTTCGCCGGCGCCGGCAACATGGCCGTGCCCCGCACGGTCTGGGACGCGGTGGGGCCGATGCGCGGCGTGGGCTGCGCCGAGGACCGCGACTGGGGCCGCCGCGCCACGGCGCAGGGCCACCCCCTGCGATTCGTCGCCTCCATGCGCGCCACGCACCCCGCCCGCCCCTCGCTCGCCGCGCTGCGCGCCAAGTGGGACCGGCAGATCGCCCACGACTTCGCCGCGCTCGCCCGCGGCGGGCGCCTCCGCTGGGCGGTCAAGGCGCTCGCCCTGCCGCTCTCGGTCGCCGCCGAGCTGCCCCGCGTCCTCCTCTCGCCGCGCCTGCGCGGCGCCGGCGTCCGCCTCGACGCGCTGGAGGGCCTCCTCGCGGTGCGCCTCCACCGCGCGCGCCGGATGCTCGCGCTGCTCGTGCATCCCGCCGCCGCGGCCGGGCACGCCGCGCGCTGGAACCGCGGATGAGCCGCGCGCCCCGACGCGGCGGCCTCACGCTTGCCGGGGGCCTGGCCGGCGCCGCCGCGCTGCAGCTGGGCCGCAACCTCGCGCTCGCCGCGTTGCTGCCCGCCGCCGACTACGGGCGCGCCGCCGCGCTCGCGGTGATGCTGGCGGGCGTGGAGCTGGCGGTCCTCGGCGGCCTCCAGGTGCGCATGGTGCAGCACCCCCGCGGCGGCGCCGTCCCCGTGCAGGCCGCGATGCAGGGCTTCGTCGCCCTGCGCGCCGCGCTTGCCGCCGCGCTCGCGCTCCTCCTGGCCGCGCCGCTGGCCGCGCTGCTGGGGCTGCCCGAGCTGCGCTGGGGCTTCGCCGCGCTGGCCCTTGCCGCCCCGCTCATGGCCGCCGCCCATCTCGACCGCGACCGCTTCCGCCGCGCCCGCCGCTTTGGGCCGGGCGCCCTGTGCCTGGCCGGGGGGGCCGCCGCCTCGCTCCTGGCGGCGGTGCCGCTGGCGTGGTGGCTGGGGGACTGGCGGGCGATGCTAGGCGCCATCCTGGTGCAGCACGCCGCCACCGCCGCGCTGTCGCACGCCGCCGCGCGCCGCCCCTTCCGCATCGCCTTTCCGCGCGGCGAGATCGCCGCCGCCGCCCGCTTCACCGCGCCGCTGATGCTGGCCGGGGCGCTGATGCTGCTGGCCGCGCAGGGCGACCGGATGCTCGTGGCCCGTGCCCTCGGTCCCGAGGCCCTCGGCGCCTTCGCGCTCGCCATGGCCCTCGCCACCGCGCCCGCGCAGATGGCGGTGCAGGTGCTGGCCGGCCTCCACATGCCCCTGCTCGCCCGCGCGCGGCCCGGTCCCGCCTTCGCCGCCGCGGCGGGCCACGCCGCCACCCGCGCCGCGCTGGCCGGCGCGGCGCTGATCGCCGCCGCCGCCCTCGGACGCCCCCTGCTGGAGCGCCTCGTGCAGGGCGACCTCGCCCCCGCCGCCGCGCTGGTGGTGCCCGCGGCCGCGGCCCAGGCGCTGCGAGTCCTGCGACACATGGTCGGCGTGGCGGCGCTGGCCCGGGGCGACGCGCGCAGCGACCTTGCCGGCAACCTGCCGCGGGTCGCCGCGCTGCTCGGGGCGGGCGCGATCCTGGCCGCGGGCGGCCCCCTCGCCGCCGTTCTGGGCGCCGCGGCCGCGGGCGAGGCGGCCGGCCTCGCGGTCCTGCTCCGGCGCTTGCGCGCCGTGCCCGGGGCCGTGCCGACCCTCGCCCGCCCCGTGCTCGCGCTCGGACCGGCCGCCGCCGCCGCGTTCCTCCTGCCCGGCCCCCTCGCCGCGCTGCCCGCCCTCCTCGCCGCGGCCCTCCTCGCCGTGCCGCGCCCCCTGCCCCTGCCCGCCGGAGACACCCCGTGACCCGAGCCCGCCTCCTCCTCGCCGCCCTCCTCCTCGCGCTCGCCGCCCCGCTCCCCGCGTCCGCGGCGGACGGCGCGCTGCCGCAGATCCGGGTCGCCTACGACGCCGCGGCCGGCAAGGTCCGCGCCTTCACCCGCGAGGGCCGCGAGCGCGCCGCGATCGACGCCCCCCGCGGCGCGATCCCGCTCGGCGAGGGCGCCGACGCGTTCCGCATCCCGCCCGAGGTGATGGCCCCGTTCTTCGACGCCCGCGACGTCTCGCTGGCGCTGACCGTGCGCGCCGAGGGGCCGGGCGCCGGGGAGATGCTGCGCATCCACCGCGCGCTCGAGGTCTCCGTCGGCCGCGGCGGCAGCCTGCGGGTGGGGCTCTGGACGCCCGGCGGCGTGTGGCACCACGCGGTGGTGCGGCGCGCGCGCATCGACGACGGCGCGCCGCACCGCATCGCCATCGACTACGACGCCGGGACCGGCGAGCTGCGCGTCGGCGTCGACGGCGGCACGCCCGCGGTCGCCTTCCTCGGGGGGCGCACCCGGCCCGCGGAGCACTGGGGCCTGGCGCTGGGCAACCCCTTCGGCGACCGGCCGACCTGGCGGGGCGAGGTCTCGGCCTTCGCGCTGATGAGCCGCACCGCGCCGTGAGCGCCGCGGCCCCGACTCTCCGGCCCGCCGCGCCGCCCTGGGCGCGGGGGCGTGACGCCGCCCCGCCGCCGCCGCGATCCGCCGCGGCAGCGGCGGGCGCCCCCGCGCGCCTCGGCCCGCTCGTGTGGCTGTTCCTCGCCGCGATCGTGCTGCCCGTGACCGTGGACCTCGGCTCGCTGGCCCTCAGCGGATTGCGGATCCTGTGCCTCCTCGCCGTGCTGCCGCTGCTCGCGGGCCTCCTGTCAGGCCGCCACGGGCGCGTGATCGCCGCCGACTGGCTGGCCCTCGCCCACGTCGCGTGGATGGCCCTGTCGCTCGCCCTCAGCGAGGGCGCGGCGGCGGTGCAGCTCGCCGGCTCGATGGGGGTGGAGTTCCTGGGCGGCTACCTCATCGCCCGCGTCCACGTGCGCGACCTCGCCGCGTTCCGGCGCCTGTGCGCGGCGCTGACCCTCGTGCTGCTGGCCCTGCTGCCCGTGGCCCTCGTGGAGGCGCGCACCGGCGTGCCGGTGATCCCCTCCGCGATCGAGCGCATCCCCGGCGTCGGCTCGGCCGGCGACGTGGACGCCCAGATGCGCCTCGGGCTGCACCGGGTGCAGGCGGTGTTCGTGCATCCGATCCACTTCGGCCTGTTCGCCGCGGTCGCCTTCGCGCTGTGCTGGACGGCGCTGCAGGACCGGGTGCCCGCGGTCCCCCGCGCGCTCGCGGCGGGGGCGATCGCGCTCTCGGGGTTCCTGTCGCTCAGCTCGGGCGGCATCCTGGCGGTGGCGCTGCAGGTGGCGCTGATCGCCTGGGCGGCGGCGCTGCCGGCCCGCATCCCGCGCTGGTGGATCCTCGCCGCGCTCTTCGCGCTGGCCTACGCGGTGGTGGACCTCCTGTCCAACCGCACGCCGCTCCACGTGTTCCTGAGCTACGCCACCTTCTCGGCCCACACCGCCTACTGGCGCCTCCTGATCCTGGAATGGGGCCTCGTGAACGTCGCGGCCCACCCGTGGTTCGGCATCGGCATGGCGGACTGGATGCGGCCCGCATGGATGCACTCGGACTCGGTCGACAACTTCTGGCTGATCGCGGCGATGCGCCACGGCGTGCCGGGCTTCGTGACGCTCGCGGGCTGCTGGCTGGCCGTGCTGGTGCCGGTGATGCGCCGTCCCTTCGCGGCGGAGGGCGCGCTGGGCACGGCGCGGCGGGCCTGGGTGTTCTCGATCGTGGGACTGATCTTCACGCTGTTCACGGTCCACGCCTGGGGCAGCGTCTACAGCTTCGTGATGTTCCTGCTCGGCTCGGGCGCCTGGATGCTCCATGCCGAGGAGGGCGCCCCCCGCGGCGCCGCGGCCGCGCCCCCGTCCCGGGCGCGTCCCCATTCGCGCTTCCCGGCGCCCGCCGCCGCCCCGTGAGCGCGCCGCCCGCCCTGGGCGTGGTCGTGGTGTGCCACGACGCCGAGGCCGTGGTCGGCCCGTGCCTCGGCTCGCTGATGGCCTCGCAGGGCGCGGCGCTCGACGTGGTGGTGGTGGACAACGCCTCGCGCGACGCGACCGCCGCCGCGGTCTGCGCCGTGCGCGCCCCCGCCCCGCACCGCCTGCGGCTGGTGAAGGCGGGGCGCAACGGGGGCTTCGCGGCGGGCGTGAACCTCGGGCTCGGGGCACTGGAGCACGCCCCCCGCGTCTGGCTCCTGAACCCCGACTGCACCGTCCCCCCCGGCACCGCCCAGCGCCTCGCCGCCCACCCCGAGGGCTTCGGACTGCTCGGGGGCCGGGTGCTCTACGAAGGGTCGGGCCGCATCCAGACCGACGGCGGGACGCTGGACCGCCGCACGGGCCGCACGCGCAACGTCCACCAGGGCGCGCCTGCGGACGCGCCCGCCCCGGACCCGGCGGCGATGGACTTCGTGACCGGCGCCTCGCTCGTGGCGAGCCGCGCCTTCCTCCGCCGCGCCGGGCCGATGCCCGAGGACTACTTCCTCTACTACGAGGAGGTGGCGTGGGCGCGGCGGAGGGGCGACCTCGCCCTCGCCCACGACCCGGAGGCGGTGGTGCTGCACGCGGCCGGGCACTCCATCGGCTCGGGACGCCCCGATCGCGAGCCCTCGCCGCTGTCGCTGTGGTTCCTCCACCGCAGCCGCCAGCGCTTCGCCGCCCGGCACTTCGGCGCGAGGGTCGTGCCGCGCCTCTGGACCCTCGCGAAGGCGGCGCAGGCTCTGAGCTGGGGCCGTTGGACCTCCGCGGGCGTGCTCGCCCGCGTGGCGCTCGGCCTGCCGGCCCCGGGGTCGGTGCGCGCCCGCGTCCCGCCCGAGGCGCTGCGCTAGGCGGTCAGGCCCTCGGGCTCCGCCAGCCCGTTGGCACGGCAGGCGGCGGTGACGGTGTTGGCGAGCAGGCACGCGATGGTCATCGGCCCGACGCCGCCCGGCACGGGGGTGATGGCGCCCGCGACCTCCGCGCAGCTCTCGAAATGGCAGTCGCCGAGCAGCCGGTCCTTGCCGCCCGTCCCCGCGGCGCGGTTGATACCGACGTCGATCACGGTGGCGCCCGGCTTGATCCAGTCGCCTCGCACCATCTCGGGGCGACCCACGGCGGCGACCACGATGTCGGCGCGGCGGGTGACGGCCTCGATGTCCCGTGTGCGCGAGTGGGCGATGGTCACGGTGCAGCTGTCGCCGAGCAGCAGCTGCGCCATGGGCTTGCCGACGATGTTGGAGCGCCCGATCACCACCGCCTCGAGGCCTGCGAGGTTGCCGAGCCGCTCGCGCAGCATCATCAGGCAGCCGAGCGGCGTGCAGGGCACCATGGCCTTCTGGCCCGTCCCCAGAAGCCCGACGT encodes the following:
- a CDS encoding O-antigen ligase, with the protein product MSAAAPTLRPAAPPWARGRDAAPPPPRSAAAAAGAPARLGPLVWLFLAAIVLPVTVDLGSLALSGLRILCLLAVLPLLAGLLSGRHGRVIAADWLALAHVAWMALSLALSEGAAAVQLAGSMGVEFLGGYLIARVHVRDLAAFRRLCAALTLVLLALLPVALVEARTGVPVIPSAIERIPGVGSAGDVDAQMRLGLHRVQAVFVHPIHFGLFAAVAFALCWTALQDRVPAVPRALAAGAIALSGFLSLSSGGILAVALQVALIAWAAALPARIPRWWILAALFALAYAVVDLLSNRTPLHVFLSYATFSAHTAYWRLLILEWGLVNVAAHPWFGIGMADWMRPAWMHSDSVDNFWLIAAMRHGVPGFVTLAGCWLAVLVPVMRRPFAAEGALGTARRAWVFSIVGLIFTLFTVHAWGSVYSFVMFLLGSGAWMLHAEEGAPRGAAAAPPSRARPHSRFPAPAAAP
- a CDS encoding glycosyltransferase family 2 protein, with protein sequence MAPTADPRPGAAAAAVVVPHLNQPAALRRCLAALAAGTVRPREVVVADNGSDPPPPADLWGLLPGARLVHAPEPGPGPARNAGAAATHAPLLAFLDSDCLPAPDWLQRAVEAHRAAPRAVLGGAVQVPAPDRRGAPAAAYEALYAFRMDRYVAREGFAGAGNMAVPRTVWDAVGPMRGVGCAEDRDWGRRATAQGHPLRFVASMRATHPARPSLAALRAKWDRQIAHDFAALARGGRLRWAVKALALPLSVAAELPRVLLSPRLRGAGVRLDALEGLLAVRLHRARRMLALLVHPAAAAGHAARWNRG
- a CDS encoding oligosaccharide flippase family protein; translated protein: MSRAPRRGGLTLAGGLAGAAALQLGRNLALAALLPAADYGRAAALAVMLAGVELAVLGGLQVRMVQHPRGGAVPVQAAMQGFVALRAALAAALALLLAAPLAALLGLPELRWGFAALALAAPLMAAAHLDRDRFRRARRFGPGALCLAGGAAASLLAAVPLAWWLGDWRAMLGAILVQHAATAALSHAAARRPFRIAFPRGEIAAAARFTAPLMLAGALMLLAAQGDRMLVARALGPEALGAFALAMALATAPAQMAVQVLAGLHMPLLARARPGPAFAAAAGHAATRAALAGAALIAAAALGRPLLERLVQGDLAPAAALVVPAAAAQALRVLRHMVGVAALARGDARSDLAGNLPRVAALLGAGAILAAGGPLAAVLGAAAAGEAAGLAVLLRRLRAVPGAVPTLARPVLALGPAAAAAFLLPGPLAALPALLAAALLAVPRPLPLPAGDTP
- the folD gene encoding bifunctional methylenetetrahydrofolate dehydrogenase/methenyltetrahydrofolate cyclohydrolase FolD; translated protein: MAAEIIDGKAFAARVRVRVADEVLRLKAAGVNPGLAVVLVGEDPASAVYVRNKGRQTREAGMESFEHRLPADVSEADLLSLIHRLNVDDAVHGILCQLPLPAHVDAAKVLAAVAPAKDVDGFHVSNVGLLGTGQKAMVPCTPLGCLMMLRERLGNLAGLEAVVIGRSNIVGKPMAQLLLGDSCTVTIAHSRTRDIEAVTRRADIVVAAVGRPEMVRGDWIKPGATVIDVGINRAAGTGGKDRLLGDCHFESCAEVAGAITPVPGGVGPMTIACLLANTVTAACRANGLAEPEGLTA
- a CDS encoding CpsD/CapB family tyrosine-protein kinase, which produces MSMRLQDAIAQARTLREAVLAGRAPPPPAAATAAAPAGPEVESAWDALPRHAPDPELLAAHRIVTRTGAEEGAAPFDVIRTKLLSVAHEKGWRRVAVTSPTPGCGKSTVSLNLAFSLARGVGPRTLLCEMDLRRPSLQRLLALPGRPQLSRALEGRAPVDDALVRVADRLAIAANARPAGNPAETFHAPAMETALAALERRYAPGLTLFDLPPMMVGDDVLAFAPRADAMLIVAAAEHTSVAQIDVCEREIARHCEVAGVILNKCHHTGDDYGYGYGYGYGHGADG
- a CDS encoding glycosyltransferase family 2 protein, which encodes MSAPPALGVVVVCHDAEAVVGPCLGSLMASQGAALDVVVVDNASRDATAAAVCAVRAPAPHRLRLVKAGRNGGFAAGVNLGLGALEHAPRVWLLNPDCTVPPGTAQRLAAHPEGFGLLGGRVLYEGSGRIQTDGGTLDRRTGRTRNVHQGAPADAPAPDPAAMDFVTGASLVASRAFLRRAGPMPEDYFLYYEEVAWARRRGDLALAHDPEAVVLHAAGHSIGSGRPDREPSPLSLWFLHRSRQRFAARHFGARVVPRLWTLAKAAQALSWGRWTSAGVLARVALGLPAPGSVRARVPPEALR